The Emys orbicularis isolate rEmyOrb1 chromosome 4, rEmyOrb1.hap1, whole genome shotgun sequence genomic sequence TGGTctaagctccctcccccccaagatggacctgactgaaggggtcctgttgtctgtacctacaagctctgttttggattGTGTTCCtatcgtctaataaaccttctgtgttactggctggctgagagtcccggtgaatcacaggaagtggggggtgcagggtcctgacTGCCCCACACTCCGTGCCACAGACCCCAAATGCATCCTGGGGAACCCCACCAGCGGTGTGACAGCAGCACAGCCAGGTCCTGGAAGAAGACACCAGACTCGTAAATTTGTTGTGACTGTAAAGTTCATTGCACTTTAGAGACTGTTGCTCTGAACCTCACCCAAGCCATTTCCTCACAGgctgcaacctggactgtgggaccacggagccctctgccccattAACCTGGGGTGAGCCTCTCAcgctgtgatgctgtgacaagctacaggCCTCTGGCAGGCACTGCACTCACACAGACACCCACAGGCAGGAATGCACCCACCTCAgctacatgaatgcttctcccagccactagTGAAGCAACAGTAGAGAGACCCCAGCCAATTCCCCCTccgccttgcaccccagaactgtactgtcTGGCAGTAGTCAAAAGCCCGTCCAGTGTGAGTTCATTACCCAGTTCACCCCTCCCTCAATTTGcagaggacatgcaccagcctttgtaaattaagctgagatttccccagcacttcaaccaaaacttactttttaaggtaaaatataaaaaaaggttTAACTACAGACAGATCGATTTTACGTGATTATAAGTAACAAGTGCAGAAATCAgagttggttacttaagaaacaaaaataaatgtgcagtcaaagttctacaaactaaacaggatttgaatgaAGCAGAGTCTCCCCCTAACagatggtacaaacaggtcagagatcctcaatacacaggctgggactctttCCCGGCCTGGGACCACCCTCCcctagttcaaagtctttgtcctccagacatgtttccaggtgttgagttgcgGGTGAAGTgaagccaagtgatgatgtcacttcccctcttttatagtttcttccagctcaCTGGAAATATCCTTTGCTGTGACGTGGGGGTCAGGCAGTCCCCactggtcaagcagtctccactgTATATGTGTTCCCACtgagaagtctccattgtatGTGTGATCCCTCTGAGAAATCTCCACTCCTGGGacagtggattctttccttgatgggttttgatgagccattaacccgCTGTCTAGCTGTTTATGGCTACTcctttgttgtacctgaaaggctcgTTGTGGGTGTCTCCCAACCTCCCGACatttttcagtaacacacacagagcaaaacttCACAACTTCACATACAGTGACAGCACACACAATTCaataggatattaatgttcaacagatcaagacttttcaaatgatacctcacaaggtatgtgtgatgggttcagtcacagagacccccttgggactgtcacctgatgtgctgagactacctctgagcccattttccctgtcagcttgggactccagaaccctgccttgttgagacGAATATGCTAATCTAcggcaacacagacccagggtctgaaccacacccccaaagctgcagacttaactgaaaacagcttaccaagtactcctgtctccagcacccaagCACCCAGCtctcaatgggatccaaaccccaaataaatccattttactctgtataaaccttatacagggtaaactcataaattgtccgccttctataacactgatagagagatatgcacagctgtttgctcccccaggtattaatcacttactctgggttaattaatagtCTGGACCCaatcttagtctgggcccaatcctttcccctggtacagttcatGTTAGTTCCAGATCAGTTGGTAACTAGGGGATTCCAaatgactggcagcccctttgttctgttccacccccttttatagctttggcacaaggcgggaatcctttgtctctctctctgggttcccacccttccttctaaatgaaaAAGCTCCATGTTTAAgttggattccagtatcatgtgacatgatcacatgtcctgtgagacttcaagccttcattcttcctggcctgactcacaggaaggctttcaagtaaacagagccatttacaaccaattgtcctggttaatggaagccatcaagaCTCCAAGCcattattaatggcccacactttgcaaagttacaataggactttagagtaatactttatatttctaggtttagatacaagaatgatacattcatacaaataggatgaccacactcagtagattataagctttgtaatgataccttacaagagaccttttgaatgaagcatattccagttatatcatattcacactcattagcattaACATAAGACATACGGAGTGCAATATTGCACCAGGCTCTGCACAAACCTCCTGACTGAGATCGGGGCTCCCGTCACACCAGGCCCtgcacagaccccccccacaACATCCAATTGTGCCGGATGCTGCAGAGACTGACTGCATTTGCGGCTGGGATACGTCAGCCAGGgctgtgcaggggtggggaagagagggtcTGAAGTTTTGGGGGATGGGGCACAAGTGAAGGAGCCACGGCAGGGTAAAGGAAAAAAGCTGCTCTGAGCtcagtggtggtggtgtgttTCAATAGCCTCCCCCAtgtacctcccctccccacctgctaCCCCCTGCCACCAAACTGCTGCGTGGGCAGGAAATCTCTCTGGTGCCCCCAGCTGCTGAAGGCCAATGAGCGAGAGCAGCACGGGAGGCTGCTGCCTGCGATACCTGCCTGGGGAAAGGGCTGCGCAGGCAGGTTCCTGGAAGTGGTGGGGAGCATGGGGGAGGTGCTGAAGAACGGGACAGCTGGAGGTTTCCTGACCCCAGAGCACTGGCCAGCCATGGGCACTGAGCACCGGACAGAAGGCCCGGCCCGGCTACCTCCAGCAAAGGGACagtcctgggaaaacctgggcaGGTGGTCCACTGACTGGGGATGGCAGCACAGGGCAGGCCTGAGTTTCAGCCCTGATTTCTCCTCCCGACGGGTATGGTCCGGCAAGGACCAGATCTCGTCTAAGCcacgcagggggtggggggagccgaggGTCTGTGAGCTTCTGCTTTCACTTTCCTGTACATCAGCGATTTAAACAGGAAAACACTGGGCTCCGAGCCAGAGAACCACGGCACCGGAGACAAGGGCTCTGACGTGTTGTGGCTTCTTGATGCACATGGCTGGCGGTCTGGCAGAAATCACACCCCACGCCCACGGGGCGGCTTCAGCTGGGTATATAACTCGCTGCCTTGAAGCCAGGGGCTGTCTGCTTTGCTGGCTGGAGGCTGAGCTGGGCCGTCCCAACCCAGAGTTCCTGTGGGGCAGGATGATGcgggggctctgctcccagctggccttgctgctgctgctggtgctgccaTCCCCAACGCAGGGTAAGAGGAACCAAGGGAGCCAGAGCGATGCAGAGCCGCGGGGAACAGACCAGAGGGGAcgaccctgcagcctggggtggggAATAGATCTGAGGAGGGGAATCGACTGGATGAGACAATCCTGCCCCCTGCGGGTTGAATTGACAGGAGGGGACCATCCTGCCTCCCTGGGGGTGGAATCGACTCGGGGATGAGTGGCTGGCtctgtctctttcccagggccTGGGTTCAAGGGTTTGTGGGTACGTGAGCAAAACAGGTTCTGTGCACTGAGGGGCAGAAATGATGCGCCAGTCCCCAGACCCCGCTGTGAATGAAGGGACCCTGAGCCCACCTCTGAGACACCCCTACCACCTCCAAGGGCTGGCAtgacccctccagcccctctgaCTCACTCCCACAGGTGCCATGGCTCCAGCTCCCTCTCAGCTTCTGCACCCGAATCCTCTCCCACCCTTGGGCTTTGCAGGGTGGAGGGAGGACGTGTGGCCCCGAGAGAGCTGGGAGCAGCCCCCTTTCATCTCATGTCAACGTTCACTCTGAAACTTACTGATGTATAGTAGCCACCTATGATTTGAGGCAGAGTATGTAGATTATGGAAGGAGCTACGGGACAGTGGATGGGGCTTTTATTCCAGCTCTTTTCCCCGCCTTCCACCCTCCCCAATCGGACCCTAGTGATGCTTCTCCCCCAATGGATCTGACTCTGTAATGTCTCCCCAACATTTCCATTTCCTCCGCAGGTGCAGAGGAGAGTCAAGACCAAACAGGTAAagagtctggactcctgggttctatcacctgctctgggaggggagtggggtcgtgTGGGTTATGGGTGCGGGtgagggtgggagccaggactcctgggttctatccctggctctgggtgggagaTGTGCACTTTGTCCCATGTTAACATAGTTCCTCTGGTTTGTGCAGTGTTCAGCCGTATCATAGGGGGGCAGGATGCCAAGAAGGGTAACTGGACCTGGCAGGTCAGTGTGCAAGAAGATGGAGCCCACATCTGTGGAGGATCCCTCATCTCAGCCCAGTGGGTGGTGTCAGCTGCTCACTGCTTCAATCCGTGAGTaacccaggcaggagcggggggagggaggagcaggttCCTCTTATTTGGCTTGCAGCAACATCAGTTTGTGGCCTCTGCCCCCTCATTGACCCCCTGCTCTTGGTCAAGCCATCCCCATGGTGCCGCGCAGCTGTTCTGCTGCTGtgcccgccccagaggtggctgcatctcagtatcACACTGtcttccccttttccttttctctcctccaGCTCCGTGCCCTATTCCCAATACCGTCTAGTGCTGGGAGCGCaccagctcctccctctctccccaaaaCCAGTCCTGTCCAAGGTGCAGAAGATCATCCTCCACCCCAGTTACAATAGGACGAGCCTTGTTGCTGACATCGCCTTGGTGAGGCTGAAGAAGCCAGTGAAATCCACGAAGTTCATCCGGCCCATCTCACTGCCGGGGGCCTCCCGCCAGTTTCCTGAGAAGAAGAAGTGTTGGGTCACTGGCTGGGGAAACGTTGAAGTGACCGGTAAGTGTCAGAGGTCTCAGAGAGGAACTGGGAAGCCATAGTTGTTATGGGGTTGGGGAGAgcagttccctgctctgtccccacccctgctccgccccctccccagccccagccccattccaccccttctcccaattCCTCTCCCCCAAGCGACGCAGCCTGGGGGTTAGGAGGGGgcctggtggcagcagcaggagtggaaccccccccacacacacacacacactcaccggTGGTGGCGGGAAATGGAGTCACCTGgctccagcctgctccactccactGACTCCCAGCTGTGTTGTTCCATTTCCCACCagtgccggtgagtgcggggaggggggcctcacccctgctgctggtgccaggcccCCACTAATCCCCTGGACAACCCTgtgccccacagggccccccaaagcaccagGCCCAGGGTAGTTGCCCCAAACCTTCCTATGAGAAGGGCTCCTATGGTGGTCATGGATACTGTGACCATCTCGGCTGACCTCCTGGAGAGCACAAGCCAGAGAACGTCCCTGAAGGAATTTCTGCTTTAATGAGACCAGATCTCTTAGCTGGCCGTCCCATCTGGATTTacaaatggagaatccaccacgacccttggtgaattgctccaatggttaatcgccctcactgttaaaaactgacaccttatttccagtctgagttgtctggcttcaacttccagccactggatcatgtttgACCTTCCCCTGCTCGActgaagagcctgttattaaaCCCTTCTTCGCATTGTAGATACCCATACACTGggctcaagtcaccccttaaccttctctctgttACGTTAAATCGATTGAGCTCCTGAGTTAGAGGCCTGGGGTCCCAGATGATCAGggccatgtgtgtgtggggggggggagcgctgccccctgctggaggggattgtgtgtgtgtgtgtgtattccttGTGGTGCAGCACTGACGCACACAGGGACACACCTGCACTTGGACATAGTAGGAGATAGTCACGTGCAGAAATGTGCCTTGGCAGCCAGACTCGTCTCCAGAATGGCACAGGCACGGGGGAAGCTGCCCACAGGCACAAACGGGTCGTCCAGACCCCGGCGTGCTGGGCGCAGGGAGCGCCAGAGGCTGGTGGAATAACCCTGCCGtacccctgcttctccccctccagaGCCTCTCCCACGACCCCagaccctgcagcagctggaggtTCCCATCATCAGTACACGAGACTGCAACAGGCGTTACAACAAACTGAATCCAAACTCACCTCTGGGTCCACAGAGAATCAAAAGCGACATGATCTGCGCCGGGTACATGAACAGCCCCAAGGGATTCTGCAATGTGAGAGCCTTTCCTCAACACCGCTGCCCAGATCCCAACCAAAACCATGGCCCCAGTGTGccaggcgccgcccagaccccaaccgagaccacggccccagtgtgccaggcgccgcccagaccccaaccgagaccacggccccagtgtgccaggcgccgcccagaccccaaccgagaccacggccccagtgtgccaggcgccgcccagaccccaaccgagaccacggccccagtgtgccaggtgccgcccagaccccaaccgagaccACGGCCCCAGTGTGCCatgcgctgcacagaccccaaccgagaCCACAGCCCCTTGTTCAAGGGGCTGCCAAGACCCCTCTGACAGAGGTCACTGCTCCTGTTGCTCACACCGGGTATGTGCTGTGACCCTCATCCAGCCTTCGCTCTCACGGTGACAGCGATGGGAATTGGGGCCCTGAccccccatttctctctctctctagggcgACTCTGGGGGGCCTCTGGCCTGTCAGCAGAACGGCAAATGGTATCTGGCCGGAGTCGTGAGCTGGTTTATGACCAGAAGCGAGAGAGGAATAGTCTGTTCTGAGCCCAAGTTCCCCGGGGTCTTCACCCGGGTGACAGCCTACAACAGCTGGATCCAGAAGGAAGTGAACGGTGTGGGCCCTCTGCCAGCGCGTTTCCAGCTGTAATGATACTCGCCGTGCTCCTCCTCACAGCCCTGTGAGCCATGCACGGACCTGTCCCTGGGACTTCCAGGCCAACCCCCCTCAGGATGTCTATAGACCCCCCCCTTTGACACCGGGTGTGGGCCCCGCGTTGCTGGGGTCTGTGGGACGCAGCTGGGAGATGCTggtggatggaagcacaggggtgCTATGGGGAGGtgagggcagagggtggggggttatatccagcctttcctgcagctcttcAGCGCCCCCTGGGGGTGACTGGGAAGCCGACGGGGACAGGCCCTGCAGCCGCTTTTATCCCATGAATTGTGCTCTGAAAATCATCAATAAATCAGCTTTGCAAGCAAACTGACCCACAGCAGTTGGTGCCGCCTCCCGCTAGGGCCAGTCCTGCCATGGCAACAGCCTCCCACGGGCTCCGTGGGTTATCAGAGCGTAGGGGCCTCCCATCGTGCTGGACGCTGCACACACccccccaaccgagatcagggcccccatcgCACCAGGCGCTGCATATACGCCCCCCAAAGGAGAATGGGGCTCCTGTCACACTGGATACTGTGCAGACCCTCCCTACTGACTGGGAACCCATCACGCCGGGCGCTGCATGGATCTCCTTGACCGAGATCGGTGCCCCatcgtgccaggcactgcacatacCTTGAgtcagatcagggccccatcttGCCAgacgctgcccagacacacgttATGAGACAGTCCCAGCCCTTACAATCAAAGACAAAAGATACcagctggagacagacagacggagAAGCACCAGGGAACGAGACAGTGCTGGTCACCGTGACGGGCTCTGTTCTCTGCCCACTGTCACTCACCCACCGCCCCGGTAGAGCTGCcctgctggacactcaccaggctacggtgtgaggGTCTCAATACACCAGGTCCCATGGGCTTTAATCCTCCTGTGGCTGAACAGAGTCCAGGCATGGCCCCTGGCTGGGTCCCCAGGTGCCCCCTATGCCAAATTGTGGGATTtgggcatttttaattttttttaattgatttaaatgttcagaGTTGTGGgacattatgggggggggggtcagaccatgtgggggtcagacaataattatatAATGACAGTGGATGCTAAAAGCTAAAGCTTTAGAACCGTttaaatacaaattgtcaacatccccCATCAAAAAAGTGCGAAGTCAAGAGCCTTACAGCAAAGTCTAACGGGGTCTCAAAACGTCTTTTTCTCACTGTGCCTGTCTGCACATTTCGATTCTTACTGATGGGAATATTTAGGCAGCAGTCTCTGGGTGTGTGCAGTGAAATCAAGGTGGGGGAGGCAATCTCTTTTATCAGACCATCTTCCATTGGCGGAAGAGACAAGCTCAGGACCTACCCAAAGCTCTTGTTCAGGTCTGGGCTGAAGAAGACCAGAAGAAGATTTGAAGAGGagaagctctgtgtagctcgaaagcttgtctctctcaccaacagaagctacTCCAACAAacgatattccctcccccacctcatctCTTATACCCTGGGACCAACTCAGCCTCGACACTGCGAACAGCTACGATGAAACCGACATTTACCGATACAACTCCAATCCTTCCAAGGCTGGTAGTGCCGGAGCTCAGGcgaggtgatcacaatggtcccgtaTGGCTTGAGAATCGATGTGTTTCTGTCTAAACTTTTGGACATGACCCAGGAGGCATCCCAGAGATTACAGAATGGGGATTGCAGCAAAGAGCAGGCCTGGTTCATAGTGCCAATTTCTCCTCCAAAGGGAAACAGCTCAGATGTCAGTTAAACCTCCCGGGGGCCAAAATGGGGAAACAGGTGTAAACACTCTGCTACCGATTTGACTGCAAATCTCTGGTCCTCGcagtggaggggaggagagacaaGGGCCCCGGATCAGAAGTGCAGGGGGCTTCTCAGCAGAGAGCCACAGCGTTGGGGGGACcccaagggtcatctagtccaacccgctgccgagatgcaggatttgttgtgtctgaaCCACCCAGGACAGATGGTTACGCAGCCTCTTTCTGAAACcgtccagtgaaggagcttccaccccCTCCCAAGGCATCCTGGCAGTCGGTCccattgtcctgctgttcttacaCAGCGACTCACACAGCCGGGGTCCAGCCCAAATCACCCCCATCGTCGAGCTGTCTGGATCCAGGGCTCAcgtggggctggcccaggggggtgggaggggcggtGCTCCCAGCTGGCCTGGCTGCTGGTGCATGTTACAAGCGAAGAGGGGACCAAAGCAGCATCCCATAGAGAGAGAGTCACagacttcggggggggggggacaaatttgtccctgggggggggggggaatagactGGAGGGGGAGATCTTAACCCCCCGGGGATGGTAGTTCCCCCCTCGCCGCCATCTGTTACCTGCCCCACAGCTCGCTCTGTCTAAGCGGAATTTTCTCCGGCAGAAACGAAAGTAAAACCTCTGCTGGTTTCTATTCAGCCGGGCTCTGACCCCGCAGGAGATTGGCTCCCAGGGCGTGGGAGGGGTGTAGCCCGAGGGGAGGCTGTTAATAGCCACTgctggtggggctgggagccaggactcctgggttctctccccagctctgggaggggagtgggtgggggatgTAGAGTTCCTGGTGCTCTTTCACCTTTTGCAATTTGTGGGATTTTTCCCCCCTGTCTGAGACAGCTCAGAGAATTgccattttcagctgaaaacaagTGTCAGCCGAAATCTTTCATCCGGCCTTATCCTGAAGTGTGCTGGGGGAAggagctctctgctgccatctaGTGATGGAAGTGAAGTGGTGATGGATGAGTCCAGGGATCAGCTGCATGTACCAGATACACGGGAAAGGGTCATGCCATGATCTTAAAATGACTGGACATTTCAGGGTGTAAAACCTCAGCCAAGTGAGGGGTGAATTTCTGCTGGGTGGATGTAGAACACAGGCGCATGGAATGTGATGCTTCTTGCAAAAAAGAGCTCCCCTAAAACAGGCAGAGCCCCGACGTGGCGGTAACTTGTGGGGGCACCAATGGGGCACATTGCTGCTGACGTGGTTTGGACTTTGCCTCAGACAGACTCTAGTGGAGAACATTGGCTGGTCGCTATGGACACCTTCACAAACTGGCGCCTAAGAAATCCAGAGTCTGTGACAGTAGCCAGGATCCCAGGGAATGAATTCGTCACCAGGCCCAGGTTCCCAGGTGGGTTACACAGAGATCATGGGTGAAGCTTTGACTCCAAAGTGTTTCAACAAGTTGGTGAGATTTTGCTGGTCTTCAGGTTTGGGTCAATGTTGTAGAGGGTGTTGCAGGCTGCAGTGTCCATCAGCTGGTCCTGAACCTCCTGCAGCGTtttgggaggtgggagagaaactggggagagggagagagccgAGACACTGGATCCATGGCCACCCAcaaccagggccggattaatgcaggggctttaggggttGCAGCACAGGGCCCCGGGCTCAGGGTCCCCTGCAAAAAGATCTCCAGGCTGCCAAAAGTGCAGATCCATGGAGGTTTGGCCAAGACATCGGGAATCCCAAAGACTGAACAACTGACACTGAGCTGGGAGGCGAAGCGTGTGAACTCAGCTGGGGTCCAATGGACAATGGAACAATGTGACCGTGTGGCTGACGCCAAAGGAAAAGGGGGACCCTTTTGGGGTCGGGGGCACTGCAGCTGTTCCTCCAAAAGTCTGTAACAAAGCCAGGGTGTAGCACCCATCCTGTGACCCCAGAACAGGAGCCTATACCTACAGTTATCTAAAGGCTATCTGTCGCTCCTACAACCACAGTCTTTGGCTGAACTGACAGAGGCCTGACACTCAACCCAATGgtgtttctctgtctctctctgtttgaaCAGCACATCCAAGCCATTCCAAAATTTCTGCAAATCTTTTAAGCATCATTGGCAGGAAACCCACTAATTTCGGGGGAGATGGAcgagggaaagggggggaaatgaagctTCAAGCATTTCTGGTTTTCTGAGTCTTTAGTTTGTGCCCCAGTTCAATTTTCAAGCTTTGCTCTGGAACCACACGAGCCAGAAATTGTCTCCATGTGAACCTCAATGTTCACCTGACTCCTGGATCTCGCTTGTCTGTCTGGGAGATCAGTGATTCCAGGAGTCACCATGGGAcaatgggcagagctgagatggTGGGGTGGTTTTTAGGCTGTCCTTTCTCCTGGGATTTCTCTACAGGTCAGAAAATTTGAAATGCTGAATCAGTTTAGCAGCGGGTAGCTCCCAATCAAGGCAGCGCCAAGGGTGAAAAAGTAAATTTAGTGGAGGACCGTTATTTTTTTCACGATCCCTCCCACGCTGGCTTTATCCCCCAGCTAATGACCTTCAGGAAACCAAAACTGTTGGTCCAAAGGTCAATGAAGGCATAAATGCCAGGGGTGCCTGTCCTGAGAGGAGGGCAAGATGACGGCTTAGATAATTGACTGTATCAATTTagctgagagacaaggtgggtgagggaatatcttctattggcccaacttctgttggtgagagagaccagcctTCTTCtttaggtctctctctctcacaccagtAGAacttggtgcaataaaagatattacctcactcaccttatctCACTCTTATCCttgaaccaacatggctaccacaaCCCTGCAAATAGTGTGAGTCAGCAAGAATATGG encodes the following:
- the LOC135878454 gene encoding prostasin-like; translation: MMRGLCSQLALLLLLVLPSPTQGAEESQDQTVFSRIIGGQDAKKGNWTWQVSVQEDGAHICGGSLISAQWVVSAAHCFNPSVPYSQYRLVLGAHQLLPLSPKPVLSKVQKIILHPSYNRTSLVADIALVRLKKPVKSTKFIRPISLPGASRQFPEKKKCWVTGWGNVEVTEPLPRPQTLQQLEVPIISTRDCNRRYNKLNPNSPLGPQRIKSDMICAGYMNSPKGFCNGDSGGPLACQQNGKWYLAGVVSWFMTRSERGIVCSEPKFPGVFTRVTAYNSWIQKEVNGVGPLPARFQL